In the genome of Bacillota bacterium, one region contains:
- the larE gene encoding ATP-dependent sacrificial sulfur transferase LarE, producing the protein MLRDDRRVPKQLQEKWARLEQRLAELGGAVVAFSGGTDSTFLLAVAKEVLGERVLAVTIASLVHPPWEEQEAAQLARDLGVPWRKVQLDLCQIPQFVSNPPDRCYHCKRHLGQELLKVAQAAGFPHVVDGSNQDDLGDYRPGMRAAKELGIISPLQEVGLTKGEIRTLSRHLGLPTWQKPAYACLASRIPYGIEVTPKRLEQLALAEDYLRRRGFEQLRVRYHQEVARIEVLPADFSRLVEIADDVVREFVNLGFTYVTMDLAGYRTGSLNVGLKHEIGAETG; encoded by the coding sequence GAGCAAAGGTTAGCAGAACTGGGTGGAGCGGTGGTGGCCTTTTCCGGAGGCACCGACAGTACTTTTCTGTTGGCGGTAGCCAAGGAGGTGCTGGGGGAGCGGGTATTGGCGGTGACCATTGCATCTTTGGTGCACCCGCCCTGGGAGGAGCAGGAAGCGGCCCAACTGGCCAGGGACTTGGGGGTGCCCTGGCGGAAGGTTCAACTGGATCTTTGCCAGATCCCGCAGTTTGTCTCTAACCCCCCGGATCGTTGCTACCATTGCAAGCGGCATCTGGGGCAAGAATTGCTGAAAGTGGCACAGGCTGCCGGTTTTCCCCACGTGGTGGACGGCAGCAACCAGGACGATCTGGGGGATTATCGGCCGGGGATGCGGGCGGCAAAGGAACTGGGGATCATCAGTCCCCTGCAGGAGGTTGGCCTGACCAAAGGCGAGATCCGGACCCTATCCCGACATTTGGGTTTGCCCACCTGGCAGAAGCCGGCCTATGCTTGTCTCGCGTCGCGGATTCCCTACGGGATTGAGGTCACTCCAAAACGACTAGAGCAGCTGGCTTTAGCGGAAGACTACCTAAGAAGGCGGGGATTTGAGCAGCTGCGGGTTCGGTATCACCAGGAAGTGGCGCGGATTGAGGTGTTGCCCGCGGATTTTTCCCGCTTGGTAGAAATTGCTGACGACGTTGTCCGGGAGTTTGTAAACCTAGGATTCACCTACGTAACGATGGATCTTGCGGGGTATCGGACCGGCAGCTTGAACGTGGGATTGAAGCACGAAATCGGAGCGGAAACAGGATAA
- a CDS encoding septum formation inhibitor Maf has protein sequence MQRLILASSSARRRCLMEHLGLPFEVVMPEGVDEEAVVGDSSYQIAQEIALAKAKSVAEKFPDAIVIAADTLVVFGEQILGKPKDREDAINMLRTLQGKWHNVITGVAIVRKDTNQCLTDYEKTGVCFCQLCTSEIEAYVDTGEPMDKAGAYGIQGKGAFLVERINGCYFNVVGLPLAKLGRMLRKFGVYVLS, from the coding sequence ATGCAACGATTGATTTTAGCGTCCAGTTCAGCGCGACGGAGATGTCTCATGGAGCATTTGGGGTTACCCTTCGAGGTGGTGATGCCCGAGGGAGTGGACGAAGAGGCGGTGGTGGGGGACTCTTCGTACCAGATTGCCCAGGAGATCGCATTGGCTAAGGCGAAATCCGTGGCGGAGAAGTTTCCCGATGCCATCGTGATCGCCGCTGACACCCTGGTGGTCTTTGGCGAACAGATTCTGGGGAAGCCCAAGGATCGAGAGGATGCCATCAACATGCTGCGTACATTACAGGGCAAGTGGCACAACGTCATCACCGGGGTAGCCATCGTTCGGAAGGACACCAATCAATGCCTTACCGACTATGAGAAGACCGGTGTCTGCTTCTGTCAGCTTTGCACCAGCGAGATCGAAGCTTACGTGGACACCGGCGAACCCATGGATAAGGCCGGTGCCTATGGAATCCAAGGAAAAGGGGCATTTCTCGTTGAACGGATCAACGGATGCTATTTCAACGTTGTAGGACTACCTCTGGCCAAGTTAGGCCGGATGCTGCGGAAATTTGGTGTGTACGTTCTAAGCTAG
- the radC gene encoding DNA repair protein RadC has translation MSGNSHSCWSLPGGDFVPRTRTRLKIKDLPLSERPREKLAELGEASLSNRELLAILLGTGTKEESALDLADRLLVVFSSLAGLMDASFDELRRVKGIGQAKAAVLRAAFVLAKRARIESKDCHQRVITGPQDVAELLVEMMSDLDKEYFYVVMLNSRRAVIGIRTVSIGSIDAVLVHPRELFKEPIKAGASAIILAHNHPSGDPTPSTEDLSLTRRLVQAGEILGIQIEDHIVIGGRKYCSLREEEALRSPKGAVENVW, from the coding sequence ATGTCCGGGAACTCCCACTCCTGCTGGTCTTTGCCAGGGGGAGATTTCGTGCCTAGAACAAGGACGAGACTGAAGATCAAAGACTTGCCGTTGTCGGAACGGCCCAGGGAGAAGCTGGCCGAATTGGGGGAAGCCTCCCTATCGAATCGGGAGTTGCTGGCCATATTATTGGGGACCGGTACGAAGGAAGAATCTGCTTTAGACCTTGCAGATCGACTGTTAGTGGTTTTCTCGAGCTTAGCCGGCTTGATGGATGCAAGTTTCGATGAACTTAGAAGGGTGAAGGGAATCGGTCAGGCCAAGGCCGCGGTTTTGCGCGCTGCTTTTGTGCTGGCGAAGCGGGCGCGGATCGAGAGCAAAGACTGCCACCAGCGTGTGATCACCGGGCCGCAGGACGTGGCTGAGCTGCTGGTGGAGATGATGTCCGATCTGGACAAGGAATACTTCTATGTGGTGATGCTAAACAGCAGGCGGGCAGTCATTGGCATCCGTACGGTATCTATTGGCAGCATCGATGCGGTATTGGTTCATCCCAGGGAATTGTTCAAAGAACCCATTAAGGCAGGGGCCAGCGCGATTATTCTCGCCCACAACCATCCCAGTGGCGATCCGACGCCTAGTACGGAGGACCTGTCGCTGACAAGGCGCTTGGTCCAAGCAGGGGAGATCTTGGGGATACAGATTGAAGATCATATTGTAATCGGTGGTCGCAAGTATTGTAGTTTACGGGAAGAGGAAGCGTTGCGTAGTCCGAAGGGGGCTGTGGAGAATGTTTGGTAA
- a CDS encoding rod shape-determining protein: MFGKDVGIDLGTANTLVYIKGKGVVIQEPSMVALNRQTNQVLAVGREAKNMVGRTPGSIIAVRPMEDGVIADFEVTERMLAHFIRKATKGFSLFRPRVLVAVPSGVTEVEKRAVIDAARSAGAREARLIEEPMAAAIGAGLPVQEPTGNMVVDIGGGTTEVAVISLGGIVAHRSIRVAGDEMDEAIIQYVRRTYNLLIGERTAEEIKHTIGNTYPMPGEEQSMDVRGRDLVTGLPKNVVVSSEEIREALAEPVGAIVDAVRVTLERTPPELAADIMDKGIIMVGGGSLLKGLDKLISDETRMPVHVPDDPLCAVAIGTGLALEHYSLLEQVEIGRSRLGA, from the coding sequence ATGTTTGGTAAGGACGTGGGAATCGACCTGGGAACCGCCAATACCCTGGTGTATATCAAGGGCAAGGGTGTGGTGATCCAGGAGCCCTCCATGGTGGCGCTGAACCGGCAGACCAATCAGGTATTGGCCGTAGGCCGCGAAGCCAAAAACATGGTGGGGCGCACTCCAGGGAGCATTATCGCGGTGCGGCCGATGGAAGATGGTGTTATCGCCGATTTTGAAGTGACGGAGCGGATGTTGGCACATTTTATTCGGAAGGCCACTAAGGGCTTTTCGTTGTTTAGGCCCCGGGTGTTGGTGGCGGTGCCCAGTGGTGTGACGGAAGTGGAAAAACGTGCGGTCATTGATGCCGCCCGTTCCGCCGGAGCCAGAGAAGCCCGGCTCATTGAGGAGCCTATGGCCGCTGCCATCGGTGCAGGGCTGCCGGTACAGGAGCCTACGGGAAACATGGTCGTGGACATTGGCGGGGGGACCACTGAGGTCGCGGTGATCTCCCTGGGAGGTATAGTGGCCCATCGCTCCATCCGCGTGGCCGGTGATGAGATGGATGAGGCGATTATCCAGTACGTCCGCCGGACCTACAATCTTTTGATCGGTGAACGGACCGCGGAGGAGATTAAGCATACCATTGGTAACACCTACCCCATGCCCGGTGAGGAGCAGTCCATGGACGTGCGGGGCCGGGATTTGGTGACGGGCCTGCCTAAGAATGTGGTGGTTAGTTCCGAAGAGATCCGGGAAGCCCTGGCGGAACCGGTGGGGGCAATTGTGGATGCGGTGCGGGTAACCTTAGAGCGCACACCACCAGAGTTGGCGGCGGATATCATGGACAAGGGAATCATCATGGTGGGGGGCGGGTCCCTCCTGAAGGGATTGGACAAGCTTATCTCCGATGAAACCCGTATGCCGGTGCATGTACCCGATGATCCCTTGTGCGCGGTGGCCATTGGGACTGGCCTCGCCTTGGAGCATTATTCACTCCTGGAACAGGTGGAGATTGGACGCAGTCGCCTAGGTGCTTAG
- the mreC gene encoding rod shape-determining protein MreC, which produces MQQHLGKIIVIAAVVLCGLAMYLTADLRQDQGFLEKMLREVAAPFSNLIHSVRTASTGFVEGMRSRQELQQENERLRQENAELKRQLAFMERYVRENEFLRGALELPLVEQPATLAAEVIARVPEEWWSQITINRGSRANVQPGNPVIDRYGRVVGKVWSTTWHTAQVVLCVDPKLTVGGRIQRTGGLVLVEGGHPEKPQGLKVKPLDRHMDIEEGDVVLTSGYSRLFPSDLPLCQITSVVLDEYNMPILGFAEPLADLERLDLVYVLAWEVEAEQ; this is translated from the coding sequence ATGCAACAACATTTAGGTAAGATAATTGTGATTGCAGCGGTCGTGCTCTGCGGGCTGGCCATGTACCTTACCGCAGACTTGCGGCAGGATCAGGGCTTTTTGGAGAAGATGCTGCGAGAAGTCGCGGCGCCTTTTTCCAATCTAATCCATTCTGTCAGAACAGCTTCTACGGGTTTTGTTGAGGGGATGCGGTCCCGCCAAGAACTGCAGCAGGAGAATGAAAGGCTGCGGCAGGAAAATGCCGAGCTTAAACGCCAGTTGGCCTTCATGGAACGTTATGTGCGGGAAAATGAGTTTTTGCGTGGAGCCCTGGAGTTACCTTTGGTTGAGCAACCGGCCACCCTTGCGGCGGAAGTGATCGCCCGTGTGCCCGAGGAGTGGTGGAGTCAGATTACTATCAACCGGGGAAGTAGGGCTAACGTGCAACCTGGTAACCCTGTGATCGACAGATACGGGCGTGTGGTGGGTAAGGTGTGGAGTACCACTTGGCATACGGCCCAAGTGGTATTGTGTGTGGATCCCAAGCTAACGGTGGGTGGACGGATCCAGCGGACCGGGGGTTTAGTCCTCGTGGAAGGGGGACACCCGGAAAAACCCCAAGGGCTTAAGGTCAAACCCTTGGATCGCCATATGGATATCGAGGAAGGGGATGTGGTGTTAACCTCGGGGTACAGCAGACTGTTTCCTAGCGATTTGCCCCTGTGCCAAATCACCTCTGTGGTCCTCGATGAGTACAACATGCCTATTCTGGGGTTTGCCGAGCCCTTGGCGGATTTGGAACGTTTGGATTTGGTTTATGTCCTGGCCTGGGAAGTGGAGGCTGAGCAGTGA
- the mreD gene encoding rod shape-determining protein MreD yields the protein MTRTGRAVVASLIAIVLEFSLFGWNFGGRVSLVLVVLLVSALLLETKDAVLLGGISGLLMDLLGGRLLGMHVVTYALLCFFISRLLTHFFRERMFLVVCIGLGGTLLYYGLSSLWLFVFAPHYLPGLWFLSNVALSTVANGVLTVLIYPLVYRLYSCGGSGFWGKAS from the coding sequence GTGACCAGAACCGGCAGGGCCGTCGTGGCTAGTCTAATTGCTATAGTATTGGAGTTTTCCCTGTTTGGATGGAATTTCGGGGGCAGGGTTAGTTTGGTGCTGGTGGTTCTGCTGGTGTCCGCGTTGCTGTTGGAGACGAAGGATGCGGTCTTGCTGGGGGGAATTAGTGGTCTGTTGATGGATCTTTTGGGTGGCCGCCTGTTGGGTATGCATGTGGTGACCTACGCTCTACTCTGTTTTTTTATCAGCCGGCTTCTGACCCATTTCTTCCGCGAGCGGATGTTCCTTGTGGTTTGCATTGGTCTGGGGGGAACCCTCTTGTACTATGGGTTAAGTAGCCTTTGGTTATTCGTCTTTGCCCCCCACTACTTACCCGGTCTTTGGTTCTTGAGCAATGTTGCCCTGAGCACCGTGGCCAATGGGGTGCTCACTGTATTGATCTATCCGTTAGTCTATCGTTTGTACAGCTGTGGTGGGTCTGGTTTTTGGGGGAAAGCCAGTTGA
- the mrdA gene encoding penicillin-binding protein 2, which produces MNDAVLRKRLIGLGLLFVFVFVVIIARLSQLQILEQEHYVLLADRNRIRRMPITAPRGLILDRHGEVLVRSRSSFTISVVPGGLTDDREAVLQRLTEILAQQPNSGIETVEDVENLIKRGATYPYEPIRLIRDVSPATLLAVEENRWDLPGVIVEEMPAREYVYGSLASHVLGYMTVINEEELRERQGEGYRPTDLIGRSGLEALYERELRGKDGITQVEVDVRSHVTREIGRQEPVPGNNLVLTIDRWLQQVAEAALEEQLLALQEEYEGQAAQAGAVVVLDPHTGEVLAMASYPSFDPNRFVGGVSKEYLAYMSGPPSAEENRATRGLYSPGSSFKPFVAVGVLEERLLGPGDVWFADGRSQTGKTCWYYRDYGLSHGLLTVADALSQSCNDFFWYFGTLLGPEGIARYAQQFNLGRPTGIDLFPAEKAGIIPTPQWKWDNFSKLEPWDRRWQLAETEDFSIGQGFVLVTPLQMAVAYAGLATRGRIYEPFLVKEIHSPTGEVLYRREPKLIAELSYREETWETVQRGLRMVVTEGTARSRFTGSPITVAGKTGSTQVSGGIAHGWFVGWAPAASPQIVVAVLLEHGGSGAQAAPVARRILEAYLLEREAPPEE; this is translated from the coding sequence TTGAACGATGCGGTTTTACGGAAACGCCTGATCGGTTTAGGATTGTTGTTTGTCTTCGTCTTTGTGGTGATCATAGCTAGGTTAAGTCAGCTACAGATCTTGGAACAAGAACATTATGTGCTTCTTGCGGATCGGAACCGCATCCGACGCATGCCCATTACTGCTCCCCGGGGTCTTATTCTGGACCGACATGGTGAAGTGTTGGTCCGTTCCCGGAGTTCCTTTACCATTTCTGTTGTGCCCGGTGGTCTTACCGATGACCGGGAAGCCGTTCTGCAAAGACTCACCGAGATCCTGGCCCAACAACCCAATAGTGGTATAGAAACCGTGGAGGATGTGGAGAACTTGATTAAGCGGGGGGCCACCTATCCCTACGAGCCCATCCGCCTGATCCGGGACGTCTCTCCCGCCACTTTGCTAGCGGTGGAGGAGAACCGGTGGGACTTGCCCGGCGTCATTGTGGAGGAGATGCCGGCTAGGGAGTACGTCTATGGGTCTTTGGCTAGCCACGTGTTGGGTTACATGACGGTGATTAACGAAGAAGAACTGCGGGAACGGCAGGGCGAGGGATACCGCCCCACGGACCTTATTGGCCGCAGTGGTCTGGAAGCCTTGTACGAACGGGAACTACGGGGTAAAGACGGCATCACCCAAGTGGAGGTGGATGTCCGCAGCCACGTCACCCGGGAGATCGGCCGGCAGGAACCGGTGCCCGGCAATAATCTGGTGCTGACCATCGATCGTTGGTTACAGCAGGTGGCGGAGGCGGCCTTGGAGGAGCAACTCCTTGCCCTCCAGGAGGAGTATGAAGGCCAGGCGGCCCAGGCCGGGGCAGTGGTGGTGCTCGATCCCCACACCGGTGAGGTCCTGGCCATGGCTAGCTATCCCAGTTTCGATCCCAATCGCTTCGTGGGTGGTGTCAGCAAGGAGTATCTGGCCTATATGAGTGGCCCTCCCTCGGCCGAAGAAAACCGGGCCACCCGGGGTCTTTATTCCCCTGGCTCGTCCTTCAAGCCCTTTGTGGCCGTTGGTGTATTGGAAGAAAGACTGCTAGGTCCGGGGGATGTGTGGTTTGCCGACGGGCGCAGTCAGACGGGTAAAACCTGCTGGTATTACAGGGACTATGGCTTGAGCCACGGATTGTTGACTGTGGCCGATGCCCTCAGCCAGTCCTGTAATGACTTTTTCTGGTACTTCGGTACGTTGTTAGGACCCGAGGGGATCGCCCGTTACGCCCAGCAGTTTAATCTAGGTCGTCCCACGGGGATTGATCTCTTTCCGGCGGAGAAAGCGGGGATCATCCCCACCCCCCAATGGAAATGGGACAATTTCAGCAAACTGGAACCCTGGGATCGCCGGTGGCAGTTGGCGGAAACGGAGGATTTCAGTATCGGACAGGGGTTTGTTTTGGTTACTCCTTTGCAGATGGCGGTGGCCTATGCGGGGTTAGCCACCAGGGGAAGGATCTATGAACCGTTTCTGGTGAAAGAGATCCACTCTCCCACGGGAGAAGTGCTTTACCGGCGGGAACCCAAATTGATTGCCGAACTGTCCTACCGGGAGGAGACCTGGGAAACGGTACAGCGGGGACTGCGGATGGTGGTCACCGAGGGGACGGCACGCTCCCGGTTTACTGGTTCTCCCATTACCGTGGCGGGGAAGACCGGTTCCACCCAAGTGAGCGGGGGCATTGCCCATGGCTGGTTTGTGGGCTGGGCCCCCGCGGCATCGCCGCAGATCGTGGTGGCCGTTTTGCTTGAGCACGGAGGTAGCGGGGCCCAAGCCGCGCCTGTGGCCCGGCGGATCCTGGAGGCGTATCTTCTGGAACGGGAAGCCCCGCCGGAAGAGTGA